In Erpetoichthys calabaricus chromosome 2, fErpCal1.3, whole genome shotgun sequence, a genomic segment contains:
- the LOC114645580 gene encoding tigger transposable element-derived protein 1-like — translation MRVSDIAREYGKSKSTISTILKKKEQLKEANVSKGVSIITKQRPQIIDEVEKLLLVYINEKQLEGASISEAFISEKALQIYEDLKKKTPETSALSDFVFKASRGWFEKFKHRTGIHSVIRHGEAASSDKAGAEKFILEFKKIIEEESYVPQQVFNADETGLFWKKMPNKTYITKEEKALSGHKPMKDRLTVLLCSNASGDFKLKPLLVYHSDNPRVFKKHNVIKQKLPVMWRSNSKAWVTRQFFVEWVTEVFAPAVKEYLEKNNLPLKCLLLLDNAPAHPPNIDEYLEEEFDFIQVRYLPPNTTPLLQPMDQQIISNFKKLYTKALFRKCFDITNDTNLTLKEFWKNHFNILNCVHLIDNAWNQVTYRNMNAGRRKLWPDCVPERDFEGFEPEIVDEIVSLGQNMGLEVDNNDVEELVEEHSNELTTEELQHLQAEQEKNLAEDMSLEGEEEGKEEVPSSVIKEMCAKWGELQLFVEKSFPNSAVGSRSLNMFNDNVMSYYRKVLQKRQKQQTLDKFFSSTSKRQRTSPDVLMEGDSPSKQ, via the coding sequence ATGCGTGTGTCGGATATCGCAAGAGAATACGGCAAGTCAAAGTCGACAATCTCGacgattttaaagaaaaaggagcAGCTTAAAGAAGCTAATGTGTCAAAAGGAGTGAGTATTATAACAAAGCAAAGGCCTCAAATAATAGACGAAGTAGAAAAGTTGTTGCttgtgtatataaatgaaaaacagttagAAGGTGCTAGCATCAGTGAGGCATTCATTAGTGAGAAGGCGCTGCAAATCTACGAAGATTTGAAGAAGAAAACCCCAGAGACAAGTGCTTTgagtgattttgttttcaaagcCAGTCGaggctggtttgaaaaatttaagCACAGAACAGGCATCCACAGCGTCATAAGGCATGGGGAAGCAGCTAGTTCCGACAAGGCAGGGGCCGAGAAGTTCATCCTAGAATTCAAAAAAATCATAGAAGAAGAAAGTTACGTCCCGCAACAGGTATTTAATGCGGATGAAACAGGCCTGTTTTGGAAGAAGATGCCGAATAAAACGTACATAACGAAGGAAGAGAAAGCATTGTCAGGGCACAAGCCTATGAAAGATAGGCTAACTGTTCTATTGTGCAGTAACGCCAGTGGGGATTTTAAGCTGAAGCCGCTGTTAGTCTACCATTCGGACAATCCAAGAGTATTTAAGAAGCataatgtaataaaacagaaattgcctgttATGTGGAGGTCTAATTCTAAGGCCTGGGTGACCCGCCAATTTTTTGTCGAGTGGGTGACCGAAGTTTTTGCCCCGGCTGTGAAAGAATACCTAGAGAAGAACAACCTTCCCCTCAAATGCCTTCTCCTGCTGGATAATGCTCCAGCACATCCTCCAAACATCGACGAGTACTTAGAAGAAGAGTTCGACTTTATTCAAGTTCGTTATCTGCCACCGAACACAACCCCTTTGCTGCAGCCCATGGATCAACAGATCATTTCAAACTTCAAGAAATTGTACACGAAAGCCTTATTCAGAAAGTGCTTCGATATAACGAACGATACCAACTTAACTCTGAAGGAATTTTGGAAGAAtcatttcaacattttgaatTGTGTTCATCTTATTGATAATGCATGGAACCAAGTGACCTACCGTAATATGAATGCAGGACGGAGGAAACTCTGGCCAGACTGTGTTCCAGAGCGAGATTTTGAAGGATTCGAACCAGAAATTGTTGATGAAATTGTTTCCCTGGGCCAAAACATGGGGTTGGAGGTGGATAATAACGATGTTGAAGAACTTGTGGAGGAGCACAGTAATGAACTCACTACTGAAGAGTTGCAGCACCTTCAGGCTGAGCAAGAAAAGAATTTGGCTGAGGATATGTCTTTGGAGGGGGAAGAGGAAGGGAAGGAGGAAGTCCCAAGTTCAGtgattaaagaaatgtgtgctaAGTGGGGGGAATTGCAATTGTTTGTAGAAAAATCTTTCCCAAACAGTGCGGTAGGCAGTAGGAGCCTGAACATGTTCAATGATAATGTGATGTCGTATTATCGAAAAGTGCTACAAAAAAGGCAGAAGCAACAGACACTGGACAAGTTTTTTTCTTCAACCTCAAAGCGACAGAGGACATCCCCCGATGTTCTCATGGAGGGGGATTCCCCCTCTAAGCAGTAA